Proteins encoded together in one Arvicanthis niloticus isolate mArvNil1 chromosome 7, mArvNil1.pat.X, whole genome shotgun sequence window:
- the Tmem17 gene encoding transmembrane protein 17 isoform X2, translated as MFEVKDNEMVSSLALQMSLYFNSYFFPLWWVSCIVMLHLKYSVLPDYYKFIVITVVILITLIEAIRLYLGCMGNLQEKVPELAGFWLLSLLLQLPLILFLLLNEGLRNLPLEKAIHIIFTVFLTFQVISAFLTLKKMVNQLAARFHLQDFDQLSASSAAVRRVRQCTDEL; from the exons ATGTTTGAAGTAAAAG ATAATGAAATGGTCTCCAGCCTGGCCTTGCAGATGTCACTTTATTTTAACTCTTACTTTTTCCCACTGTGGTGGGTGAGCTGCATCGTGATGCTGCACCTGAAG tattcGGTCTTGCCTGATTACTACAAATTCATTGTGATTACTGTCGTCATCCTCATAACCTTGATTGAAGCGATCCGGTTGTACCTGGGCTGCATGGGTAACCTGCAGGAGAAG GTTCCTGAGCTGGCCGGCTTTTGGCTCCTGAGCCTTCTACTGCAGTTGCCCTTAATACTTTTCTTGCTCCTTAACGAAGGCCTAAGGAATCTGCCCTTGGAGAAAGCAATACATATCATCTTCACTGTCTTCCTTACTTTCCAAGTCATCTCAGCATTTCTGACCCTGAAGAAAATGGTCAACCAGCTGGCAGCCCGTTTCCACCTCCAGGACTTCGATCAGCTGTCTGCAAGCAGTGCGGCTGTGAGAAGGGTGAGGCAATGCACGGATGAGCTCTGA